A window of Enoplosus armatus isolate fEnoArm2 chromosome 3, fEnoArm2.hap1, whole genome shotgun sequence contains these coding sequences:
- the pfkmb gene encoding phosphofructokinase, muscle b isoform X2: MPRGYQGLVDGGEHIRPATWESVSMMLQLGGTVIGSARCQDFRNKEGRTKAAYNLVKLGITNLCVIGGDGSLTGANLFRTEWSELLADLVKAGKITSNEAMGSSHLNIVGMVGSIDNDFCGTDMTIGTDSALHRIIEIVDAITTTAQSHQRTFILEVMGRHCGYLALVTALACGADWVFIPEMPPDDGWEEHLCRRLTDQRGRGSRLNIIIVAEGAIGRNGKPITCDSIKQLVSKKLGFDTRTTILGHVQRGGTPSAFDRILASRMGVEAVMALLEATPDTPACVVSLSGNMAVRLPLMECVQVTKDVTVAMAEGRFEDAVKLRGKSFENNWNTYKMLAHVHPPDTKSNINIAILNVGAPCAGMNAAVRSAVRIGLLQGHQMLAVHDSFDGLAHGMIEPIGWSGVAGWTGKGGSLLGTKRSLPHEFMEEISLSITKFNIHAIVIIGGFEAFIGGLEMVQAREKYEELCIPLVVLPATVSNNVPGSDFSIGTDTALNTITMTCDRIKQSAAGTKRRVFIIETMGGYCGYLATMAGLASGADAAYIYEEPFNIHDLEVNVEHLVEKMKTTVKRGLILRNEKSNANYTTDFIFNLYTEEGKGVFDCRKNVLGHMQQGGTPSPFDRNFGTKMGIKSVLWLTDKLKECYRHGRIFANSPDSACVLGMRRRSLVFQPLAELQEETDFEHRIPKTQWWLKLRPILKILAKYKINLDTTEKASLEHIIKKKGFVPQ; the protein is encoded by the exons GGTTACCAGGGTCTGGTGGATGGAGGAGAGCATATCCGCCCTGCTACTTGGGAGAGTGTGTCAATGATGCTACAGCTG GGCGGGACTGTGATTGGTAGCGCCCGCTGTCAAGACTTCCGTAACAAGGAGGGACGCACCAAGGCTGCCTACAACTTAGTCAAGCTGGGCATCACCAACCTGTGTGTGATTGGAGGTGATGGCAGTCTGACGGGTGCCAACCTGTTCAGAACAGAGTGGAGCGAGCTGCTGGCAGACCTGGTCAAAGCTG GCAAGATCACATCAAATGAGGCCATGGGTTCCTCCCATCTCAACATCGTCGGCATGGTGGGATCCATCGACAACGACTTCTGTGGCACCGACATGACCATCGGCACGGACTCTGCACTGCATCGCATCATAGAGATAGTGGATGCCATCACCACCACAGCACAGAG TCACCAGAGGACCTTCATCCTGGAGGTAATGGGCAGACACTGTGG TTACCTGGCCTTGGTGACAGCTCTGGCCTGTGGTGCTGACTGGGTGTTCATCCCAGAGATGCCCCCAGATGATGGATGGGAGGAGCATCTGTGCAGAAGACTGACAGAT caaAGAGGCCGTGGCTCCCGTTTGAATATTATCATTGTCGCAGAGGGAGCGATAGGCCGCAACGGTAAACCTATCACATGTGACAGCATCAAACAG CTGGTATCAAAGAAGCTGGGCTTTGACACCCGCACCACCATCTTGGGCCAtgtacagagaggaggaacccCTTCTGCCTTTGACAGAATCCTG GCCAGCAGGATGGGTGTGGAAGCTGTGATGGCTCTGCTGGAAGCCACACCAGACACTCCCGCATGTGTGGTCAGCTTGTCTGGAAACATGGCTGTCAGGCTGCCTCTCATGGAGTGTGTGCAAGTG ACTAAAGATGTCACCGTAGCCATGGCTGAAGGGAGGTTTGAAGATGCGGTGAAGCTCAGGGGAAA GAGCTTTGAGAACAACTGGAACACTTACAAAATGCTGGCTCATGTGCACCCCCCAGACACAAAG AGCAACATCAACATTGCCATATTGAACGTGGGAGCTCCGTGTGCTGGAATGAACGCTGCAGTTCGTTCGGCTGTCAGGATCGGGCTCCTCCAGGGCCACCAGATGCTGGCAGTGCACGACAGCTTCGACGGCTTGGCTCATGGAATG ATTGAGCCTATTGGTTGGTCTGGAGTGGCAGGGTGGACTGGAAAGGGGGGCTCCTTGCTGGGCACAAAGAG ATCCCTGCCACATGAGTTCATGGAGGAGATCAGTCTGAGCATCACTAAGTTCAACATTCATGCTATAGTCATTATTGGAGGCTTTGAG GCATTTATTGGGGGTCTGGAGATGGTGCAGGCTAGAGAGAAGTATGAGGAACTTTGTATTCCCCTTGTCGTTCTTCCTGCTACTGTCTCCAACAATGTTCCTGGATCTGACTTCAGTATTGGCACCGATACTGCGCTTAACACAATAACCATG ACATGCGACAGGATCAAACAATCTGCTGCTGGCACCAAGAGAAGAGTATTCATCATTGAGACTATGGGAGGATATTGCGGCTACCTGGCAACCATGGCTGGCTTGGCATCTGGAGCTGACGCCGCTTACATTTATGAGGAGCCTTTCAACATTCATGACCTAGAG GTGAATGTTGAACATCTGGTGGAGAAGATGAAGACGACAGTGAAGAGAGGACTGATTCTGAG AAATGAGAAAAGCAATGCCAACTACACCACAGACTTTATCTTCAACCTGTACACAGAGGAGGGCAAGGGTGTGTTTGACTGCAGGAAGAATGTACTTGGACATATGCAGCAG GGTGGAACACCAAGTCCCTTCGACAGGAATTTTGGCACCAAGATGGGGATCAAGTCTGTGTTATGGTTGACTGACAAGCTGAAGGAATGCTACAGACATG GTCGCATCTTTGCCAACTCTCCAGATTCAGCTTGTGTGCTGGGCATGAGGAGGAGATCTTTGGTCTTCCAGCCTCTGGCAGAACTTCAAGAAGAGACCGATTTTGA ACACCGTATTCCAAAGACACAGTGGTGGCTAAAGCTGAGGCCCATCCTGAAAATCCTGGCCAAGTACAAGATCAATCTGGACACCACTGAAAAGGCTTCGTTGGAGCACATCATCAAGAAGAAAGGCTTTGTCCCTCAGTAG